The Labrys wisconsinensis genome has a window encoding:
- a CDS encoding DJ-1/PfpI family protein: protein MASPLRVVFPIYPGVTQLDFTGPHQFLARLPGAELIVASRGGVPVAADGLTFDGLAVLEEIERCDVICVPGGHGCAEAMADAVYMAAIRRLAAGARFVTSVCTGSLILGAAGLLAGRRAACHWAWRDLLLPFGAVPDPGRVVRDGNILSGGGVTAGIDFALALIAELAGPATAQAIQLGLEYAPAPPFEAGSPQTAPAAVLERVRAVNAAAMPARRAAVERAAERLRAEA, encoded by the coding sequence GATCTATCCCGGCGTCACCCAGCTCGACTTCACCGGGCCGCACCAGTTCCTGGCCCGTCTGCCGGGGGCCGAGCTGATCGTCGCCTCGCGCGGCGGCGTGCCGGTGGCGGCCGACGGCCTCACCTTCGACGGCCTCGCCGTGCTCGAGGAGATCGAGCGCTGCGACGTCATCTGCGTGCCGGGCGGCCACGGCTGCGCCGAGGCCATGGCCGATGCGGTCTACATGGCCGCGATCCGGCGCCTGGCCGCCGGGGCGCGCTTCGTCACCTCGGTGTGCACGGGATCGCTGATCCTCGGCGCCGCCGGTCTGCTGGCCGGCCGCCGCGCCGCCTGCCACTGGGCCTGGCGCGACCTGCTCCTGCCCTTCGGCGCCGTGCCGGACCCGGGGCGGGTGGTGCGCGACGGCAATATCCTGTCTGGCGGCGGCGTCACCGCCGGCATCGACTTCGCGCTGGCGCTGATCGCCGAGCTCGCCGGCCCGGCGACGGCGCAGGCGATCCAGCTCGGCCTGGAATATGCGCCGGCGCCGCCCTTCGAGGCCGGCAGCCCGCAGACCGCGCCGGCGGCGGTGCTGGAGCGGGTCCGCGCCGTCAACGCCGCGGCGATGCCGGCGCGCCGGGCCGCGGTCGAGCGGGCGGCGGAACGGCTGCGCGCCGAAGCCTGA
- a CDS encoding HAD family hydrolase has translation MPVSLLSSIGFDADDTLWQNEQFYKLTQERFAALLADYAAVEDLSRNLLEAEKRNLRLYGFGIKGFTLSMIETAVEVTGGRVPGSVVADILAAGRDMLSHPVETLPHARATLERLAASHRLILITKGDLFDQERKLAQSGLGDLFTAVEIVSDKTAATYARIFARHGDGPDRSMMVGNSLKSDVVPALRAGAWGVYVPHELTWVLEHAEIPAAEPRFRHLGHLGELPDLVAAIG, from the coding sequence ATGCCCGTATCCCTTCTCTCCTCGATCGGCTTCGACGCCGACGACACGCTCTGGCAGAACGAGCAATTCTACAAGCTGACGCAGGAGCGCTTCGCCGCCCTGCTCGCCGACTATGCCGCGGTCGAGGACCTGTCGCGCAACCTGCTCGAGGCGGAGAAGCGCAACCTCAGGCTCTACGGCTTCGGCATCAAGGGCTTCACCCTGTCGATGATCGAGACCGCGGTGGAGGTGACCGGCGGCCGGGTGCCCGGCTCGGTCGTCGCCGACATCCTCGCGGCCGGGCGGGACATGCTGAGCCATCCCGTCGAGACCTTGCCGCATGCGCGCGCGACCCTTGAGCGGCTGGCCGCGTCCCATCGGCTGATCCTGATCACCAAGGGCGATCTGTTCGACCAGGAGCGCAAGCTGGCGCAGTCCGGCCTCGGCGATCTCTTCACCGCCGTCGAGATCGTCAGCGACAAGACGGCGGCGACCTATGCGCGGATCTTCGCCCGCCACGGCGACGGCCCGGACCGCAGCATGATGGTCGGCAACTCGCTGAAGTCCGACGTCGTGCCGGCGCTCCGGGCCGGCGCCTGGGGCGTCTACGTGCCGCACGAGCTGACCTGGGTGCTGGAGCATGCCGAGATCCCGGCCGCGGAGCCGCGCTTCCGTCACCTCGGCCATCTCGGCGAGCTGCCGGACCTGGTCGCCGCCATCGGCTGA
- a CDS encoding DUF2239 family protein — protein MDEEAGETASCTAFAGERRIAAGPLREVARAAKAWLDGDDTASVLIFDDATSHPVEIDFRGTAADVLARLAPAEAPRRPGRPKLGVVAREVTLLPRHWDWLSAQPGGASVALRRLVEEARRRGEGADRVRRAQEAAYRFMAAMAGDRPGFEEAVRALFAGDGRRFTAEIASWPADLRDHAAKLAEPALAA, from the coding sequence ATGGACGAGGAAGCTGGGGAGACGGCGTCCTGCACGGCGTTCGCCGGCGAGCGGCGCATCGCCGCCGGGCCGCTGCGCGAGGTGGCGCGCGCCGCCAAGGCCTGGCTGGACGGCGACGACACGGCATCCGTGCTGATCTTCGACGATGCCACCAGCCACCCCGTCGAGATCGATTTTCGCGGCACTGCCGCCGACGTCCTGGCCCGCCTGGCGCCGGCCGAGGCGCCGCGCCGGCCCGGCCGCCCGAAGCTCGGCGTGGTGGCGCGCGAGGTGACGCTGCTGCCGCGCCACTGGGACTGGCTCTCCGCCCAGCCCGGCGGCGCCTCGGTGGCGCTGCGCCGGCTGGTCGAGGAGGCCCGCCGCCGCGGCGAGGGCGCCGACCGTGTCCGGCGCGCCCAGGAGGCCGCCTATCGCTTCATGGCCGCCATGGCCGGCGACCGCCCCGGCTTCGAGGAGGCGGTGCGCGCCCTGTTCGCTGGCGACGGACGGCGCTTCACGGCCGAGATCGCCTCTTGGCCGGCGGACCTGCGCGACCATGCCGCGAAGCTGGCGGAGCCGGCGCTGGCGGCCTGA